The following coding sequences are from one Mus pahari chromosome X, PAHARI_EIJ_v1.1, whole genome shotgun sequence window:
- the Slc6a8 gene encoding sodium- and chloride-dependent creatine transporter 1 isoform X2: protein MAKKSAENGIYSVSGDEKKGPLIVPGPDGAPAKGDGPAGLGAPGGRLAVPPRETWTRQMDFIMSCVGFAVGLGNVWRFPYLCYKNGGGVFLIPYVLIALVGGIPIFFLEISLGQFMKAGSINVWNICPLFKGLGYASMVIVFYCNTYYIMVLAWGFYYLVKSFTTTLPWATCGHTWNTPDCVEIFRHEDCANASLANLTCDQLADRRSPVIEFWENKVLRLSTGLEVPGALNWEVTLCLMACWVLVYFCVWKGVKSTGKVWIDAGTQIFFSYAIGLGALTALGSYNRFNNNCYKDAIILALINSGTSFFAGFVVFSILGFMATEQGVHISKVAESGPGLAFIAYPRAVTLMPVAPLWAALFFFMLLLLGLDSQFVGVEGFITGLLDLLPASYYFRFQREISVALCCALCFVIDLSMVTDGGMYVFQLFDYYSASGTTLLWQAFWECVVVAWVYGADRFMDDIACMIGYRPCPWMKWCWSFFTPLVCMGIFIFNVVYYEPLVYNNTYVYPWWGEAMGWAFALSSMLCVPLHLLVCLLRAKGTMAERWQHLTQPIWGLHHLEYRAQDADVRGLTTLTPVSESSKVVVVESVM, encoded by the exons ATGGCGAAAAAGAGCGCTGAAAACGGTATCTATAGCGTGTCTGGTGACGAGAAGAAGGGTCCTCTCATCGTGCCCGGGCCCGACGGTGCCCCAGCCAAGGGCGATGGCCCTGCGGGCCTGGGGGCGCCTGGCGGCCGCCTTGCAGTACCGCCGCGAGAGACTTGGACACGCCAGATGGACTTCATCATGTCGTGCGTGGGCTTCGCCGTGGGCCTCGGTAACGTGTGGCGCTTCCCCTATCTGTGCTACAAGAACGGCGGAG GTGTGTTCCTTATTCCCTATGTCCTGATTGCCCTGGTTGGAGGAATCCCCATTTTCTTCCTGGAAATCTCATTGGGCCAGTTCATGAAGGCCGGCAGCATCAATGTCTGGAACATCTGTCCCCTATTCAAAG GTCTGGGCTATGCCTCCATGGTGATTGTCTTCTACTGCAACACTTACTACATCATGGTGCTGGCCTGGGGCTTCTATTACCTGGTCAAGTCCTTTACTACCACTTTGCCATGGGCTACATGTGGCCACACCTGGAACACTCCTGACTGTGTGGAGATCTTTCGCCACGAAGACTGTGCCAATGCCAGCCTGGCCAACCTCACATGTGACCAGCTTGCTGACCGCCGGTCCCCTGTCATCGAGTTCTGGGA GAACAAAGTATTGAGGCTCTCCACGGGGCTGGAGGTTCCAGGAGCCCTCAACTGGGAGGTGACCTTGTGCCTGATGGCCTGCTGGGTGCTGGTCTACTTCTGTGTGTGGAAGGGGGTCAAGTCAACAGGAAAG GTATGGATAGATGCTGGGACCCAGATTTTCTTCTCTTATGCCATCGGCCTGGGGGCCCTCACAGCCCTAGGCAGCTACAATCGCTTCAACAACAACTGCTACAA GGATGCCATCATCCTGGCACTCATCAACAGCGGGACCAGCTTCTTTGCTGGCTTTGTGGTCTTCTCCATCCTGGGCTTCATGGCCACAGAGCAGGGTGTGCATATCTCCAAGGTGGCAGAATCAG GGCCTGGTCTAGCCTTCATTGCCTACCCACGGGCTGTCACACTGATGCCTGTGGCCCCACTCTGGGCTGCCTTGTTCTTCTTCATGCTGCTGCTGCTCGGTCTGGACAGCCAG TTTGTAGGTGTGGAGGGCTTCATCACTGGGCTCCTGGATCTCCTCCCGGCCTCCTACTACTTCCGTTTCCAAAGGGAGATCTCCGTTGCTCTCTGCTGCGCCCTCTGCTTTGTCATCGATCTCTCCATGGTGACTGAT GGTGGGATGTACGTCTTCCAGCTATTTGACTACTACTCAGCTAGTGGCACTACCCTACTTTGGCAAGCCTTTTGGGAGTGTGTTGTTGTGGCTTGGGTTTATG GAGCTGACCGGTTCATGGATGACATTGCCTGTATGATTGGGTACCGACCTTGCCCCTGGATGAAATGGTGCTGGTCCTTCTTCACCCCACTGGTCTGCATG GGCATCTTCATCTTCAACGTTGTGTACTACGAGCCACTGGTCTACAACAACACCTACGTGTACCCGTGGTGGGGTGAAGCTATGGGCTGGGCCTTTGCACTCTCTTCTATGCTATGTGTACCCCTCCACCTCCTAGTCTGTCTCCTCAGGGCAAAAGGAACCATGGCAGAG CGTTGGCAGCACCTGACCCAGCCTATCTGGGGCCTCCATCACTTGGAATACAGAGCTCAGGATGCAGATGTCAGGGGCCTGACCACCCTGACTCCCGTGTCTGAGAGCAGCAAGGTTGTCGTGGTGGAGAGTGTCATGTAA
- the Slc6a8 gene encoding sodium- and chloride-dependent creatine transporter 1 isoform X1: MAKKSAENGIYSVSGDEKKGPLIVPGPDGAPAKGDGPAGLGAPGGRLAVPPRETWTRQMDFIMSCVGFAVGLGNVWRFPYLCYKNGGGVFLIPYVLIALVGGIPIFFLEISLGQFMKAGSINVWNICPLFKGLGYASMVIVFYCNTYYIMVLAWGFYYLVKSFTTTLPWATCGHTWNTPDCVEIFRHEDCANASLANLTCDQLADRRSPVIEFWENKVLRLSTGLEVPGALNWEVTLCLMACWVLVYFCVWKGVKSTGKIVYFTATFPYVVLVVLLVRGVLLPGALDGIIYYLKPDWSKLGSPQVWIDAGTQIFFSYAIGLGALTALGSYNRFNNNCYKDAIILALINSGTSFFAGFVVFSILGFMATEQGVHISKVAESGPGLAFIAYPRAVTLMPVAPLWAALFFFMLLLLGLDSQFVGVEGFITGLLDLLPASYYFRFQREISVALCCALCFVIDLSMVTDGGMYVFQLFDYYSASGTTLLWQAFWECVVVAWVYGADRFMDDIACMIGYRPCPWMKWCWSFFTPLVCMGIFIFNVVYYEPLVYNNTYVYPWWGEAMGWAFALSSMLCVPLHLLVCLLRAKGTMAERWQHLTQPIWGLHHLEYRAQDADVRGLTTLTPVSESSKVVVVESVM; encoded by the exons ATGGCGAAAAAGAGCGCTGAAAACGGTATCTATAGCGTGTCTGGTGACGAGAAGAAGGGTCCTCTCATCGTGCCCGGGCCCGACGGTGCCCCAGCCAAGGGCGATGGCCCTGCGGGCCTGGGGGCGCCTGGCGGCCGCCTTGCAGTACCGCCGCGAGAGACTTGGACACGCCAGATGGACTTCATCATGTCGTGCGTGGGCTTCGCCGTGGGCCTCGGTAACGTGTGGCGCTTCCCCTATCTGTGCTACAAGAACGGCGGAG GTGTGTTCCTTATTCCCTATGTCCTGATTGCCCTGGTTGGAGGAATCCCCATTTTCTTCCTGGAAATCTCATTGGGCCAGTTCATGAAGGCCGGCAGCATCAATGTCTGGAACATCTGTCCCCTATTCAAAG GTCTGGGCTATGCCTCCATGGTGATTGTCTTCTACTGCAACACTTACTACATCATGGTGCTGGCCTGGGGCTTCTATTACCTGGTCAAGTCCTTTACTACCACTTTGCCATGGGCTACATGTGGCCACACCTGGAACACTCCTGACTGTGTGGAGATCTTTCGCCACGAAGACTGTGCCAATGCCAGCCTGGCCAACCTCACATGTGACCAGCTTGCTGACCGCCGGTCCCCTGTCATCGAGTTCTGGGA GAACAAAGTATTGAGGCTCTCCACGGGGCTGGAGGTTCCAGGAGCCCTCAACTGGGAGGTGACCTTGTGCCTGATGGCCTGCTGGGTGCTGGTCTACTTCTGTGTGTGGAAGGGGGTCAAGTCAACAGGAAAG ATCGTGTACTTCACTGCTACATTCCCCTACGTGGTCCTCGTTGTGCTGCTGGTGCGAGGGGTGCTGCTGCCTGGAGCCCTGGATGGTATCATCTACTATCTCAAGCCTGACTGGTCAAAGCTAGGGTCCCCTCAG GTATGGATAGATGCTGGGACCCAGATTTTCTTCTCTTATGCCATCGGCCTGGGGGCCCTCACAGCCCTAGGCAGCTACAATCGCTTCAACAACAACTGCTACAA GGATGCCATCATCCTGGCACTCATCAACAGCGGGACCAGCTTCTTTGCTGGCTTTGTGGTCTTCTCCATCCTGGGCTTCATGGCCACAGAGCAGGGTGTGCATATCTCCAAGGTGGCAGAATCAG GGCCTGGTCTAGCCTTCATTGCCTACCCACGGGCTGTCACACTGATGCCTGTGGCCCCACTCTGGGCTGCCTTGTTCTTCTTCATGCTGCTGCTGCTCGGTCTGGACAGCCAG TTTGTAGGTGTGGAGGGCTTCATCACTGGGCTCCTGGATCTCCTCCCGGCCTCCTACTACTTCCGTTTCCAAAGGGAGATCTCCGTTGCTCTCTGCTGCGCCCTCTGCTTTGTCATCGATCTCTCCATGGTGACTGAT GGTGGGATGTACGTCTTCCAGCTATTTGACTACTACTCAGCTAGTGGCACTACCCTACTTTGGCAAGCCTTTTGGGAGTGTGTTGTTGTGGCTTGGGTTTATG GAGCTGACCGGTTCATGGATGACATTGCCTGTATGATTGGGTACCGACCTTGCCCCTGGATGAAATGGTGCTGGTCCTTCTTCACCCCACTGGTCTGCATG GGCATCTTCATCTTCAACGTTGTGTACTACGAGCCACTGGTCTACAACAACACCTACGTGTACCCGTGGTGGGGTGAAGCTATGGGCTGGGCCTTTGCACTCTCTTCTATGCTATGTGTACCCCTCCACCTCCTAGTCTGTCTCCTCAGGGCAAAAGGAACCATGGCAGAG CGTTGGCAGCACCTGACCCAGCCTATCTGGGGCCTCCATCACTTGGAATACAGAGCTCAGGATGCAGATGTCAGGGGCCTGACCACCCTGACTCCCGTGTCTGAGAGCAGCAAGGTTGTCGTGGTGGAGAGTGTCATGTAA